The following are encoded together in the Pan troglodytes isolate AG18354 chromosome 6, NHGRI_mPanTro3-v2.0_pri, whole genome shotgun sequence genome:
- the LOC100613859 gene encoding coiled-coil domain-containing protein 144A-like isoform X2, which produces MQDAVLSWEHLLELKNNHCEQLTVNIKQMENVVGVLQKELCEAKETQLQLEHEKGQWEQERYSLRMTLKEEEKGRNADILPKKDSEQLKRKEKECGKEVETATQTDSEITGHRIEDIRKEFGSGCAEAKRYPQATF; this is translated from the exons ATGCAAGATGCAGTTCTTTCATGGGAACACTTATTAGAACTTAAGAATAATCATTGTGAACAACTTAcagtaaatattaaacaaatggaaaatgtgGTTGGTGTACTACAAAAGGAGCTATGTGAAGCAAAAGAAACACAATTACAGTTAGAGCATGAAAAAGGTCAATGGGAACAAGAACGCTACAGTTTGAG AATGaccttaaaagaagaagaaaagggaagaaatgcTGATATATTGCCTAAAAAAGACAGTgaacagttaaaaagaaaagaaaaggaatgtggGAAAGAAGTTGAAACAGCAACTCAAACAGACTCTGAAATCACTGGTCACAGAATTGAGGACATTAGGAAAGAATTTGGATCAG GTTGTGCAGAAGCGAAGCGATACCCACAAGCAACTTTCTGA